One genomic segment of Lebetimonas natsushimae includes these proteins:
- the rpoC gene encoding DNA-directed RNA polymerase subunit beta' — protein sequence MKKFKYVKLDWDEENRPQDIDAVQVKIASPEEILSWSHGEVKKPETINYRTLKPERDGLFCAKIFGPINDYECLCGKYKKMRYKGIVCEKCGVKVTTSKVRRERFGHIELVTPVAHIWYVSNLPSRIGTLLDIKMKDLERVLYYEAYVVYEPGDAPVKKGDVLVEEEYRKLVEIYGDSGFHAEMGAEIIRRMLEELDLPDMYYSLKEELKSTRSEARKKEIVKKLKIVEGFLNSDNRPEWMIMTVIPVLPPDLRPLVALDGGKFAVADVNDLYRRVIHRNQRLKRLLELDAPEIIIRNEKRMLQEAVDALFDNGRRGNTIKGANKRPLKSLSDIIKGKTGRFRQNLLGKRVDYSGRSVIVVGPNLRMDQCGLPKKMALELFKPHIIGKLEEKGYATTIKQAKRHIEEKTPEVWECLQEVVDQYPVLLNRAPTLHKLSIQAFHPVLIDGNAIQLHPLVCAAFNADFDGDQMAVHVPLSQEAIAEAKILMLSSMNILLPASGKAIAVPSQDMVLGIYYLSLMKNKVKGEHKLFSNPEEVLMALDEGAVDLHAKVKVKVKNEIIDTTPGRMILHSIAPDFVPVEMYNKIMKKKDISNLVDYVYKKGGLKVTAQFLDNLKDLGFKYAAKVGVSISAADIVVPEEKQEIVNEALKKVREVQDQYKKGLLTDQERYNKIIDIWTKANNDIADKLMELMKKDKDGFNSIYMMADSGARGSASQIKQLAGMRGLMAKPNGEIIETPIISNFKEGLNVLEFFLSTHGARKGLADTALKTASAGYLTRKLVDVSQNFRVTMEDCGTHEGIEVTDITDGSTLVESLEERIYGRVLADDVYDPITNEVLFTEGTLITEEEAKEIVRKGVKSVKVRSALTCKAKKGICAKCYGMNLAERKLVKVGEAVGILAAQSIGEPGTQLTLRTFHTGGIAGSTQEEREIVAKKHGYIRYYNIETYDRNGKKIVANRRNAAVLLVEPKLKAPCDGIVTIESQHEEVIVEVKCDDGSIKRYSLRKNDIVKGTELAGIAGKTEGKLYIPYKNQKVEKDDAIVEVIKEAWYVPQRIPYGAELKVEDNEPVPMPVIADVEGTIKYYKLTGDHLERVYDLKAGQEIGLDNEYKGLFAVIVDENDREADRYYIVRGSKILKDDNAHVKAGEVIAEPVSGENKVIAEWDPFANPILAEADGVIKFEDVIDGFTVTTQIDELTGESRIIVKEYLPKGYQPRILLAAKDRVYEYVLEPKTVIHVQEGAEVKQGDILAKTPKAVAKSADITGGLPRVNELFEARRPKSPAIISEIDGTVKFGKSVRGKQRIVVEGEASVKEYLVPADRQILVHEGDFVHAGERLTDGQVSSYDILNILGEKALQQYIVSEVQKVYRLQGVNINDKHIELIINQMLRQVKIVDSGDTKFIEGDLVSRKMFNEENERIKKFGGEPAIAEPVLVGITRAAIQSDSFISAASFQETTRVLTEASIQGKFDYLEDFKENIVLGRVVPVGTGMFYHKERDVKIEGEE from the coding sequence ATGAAGAAATTTAAATATGTAAAACTTGATTGGGACGAAGAAAATAGACCACAAGACATTGATGCAGTTCAGGTGAAAATTGCATCACCTGAGGAGATTCTTTCTTGGTCTCACGGTGAAGTTAAAAAGCCGGAAACAATCAATTACAGAACTTTAAAACCGGAAAGAGACGGTCTGTTTTGTGCAAAAATTTTTGGTCCTATTAATGATTATGAATGTCTTTGCGGAAAATATAAAAAAATGCGCTATAAAGGTATTGTATGTGAAAAATGTGGTGTAAAAGTAACAACTTCTAAAGTTAGACGTGAAAGATTCGGTCACATTGAACTTGTTACACCTGTAGCGCATATTTGGTATGTATCTAACCTTCCAAGTAGAATTGGTACATTACTTGATATTAAAATGAAAGACCTTGAGAGAGTACTTTATTATGAAGCATATGTAGTATACGAACCGGGCGATGCTCCTGTTAAAAAAGGCGATGTCTTAGTAGAAGAAGAATACAGAAAACTAGTTGAAATATATGGAGATTCCGGTTTTCATGCAGAAATGGGTGCTGAAATTATCAGAAGAATGCTAGAAGAACTAGATCTTCCTGATATGTATTATTCTCTAAAAGAAGAGCTTAAATCAACAAGAAGCGAAGCCAGAAAAAAAGAAATTGTTAAAAAATTAAAAATTGTTGAAGGGTTTTTAAATTCAGACAACAGACCTGAGTGGATGATTATGACTGTTATTCCTGTTCTTCCACCAGATCTTAGACCACTTGTGGCACTTGATGGTGGAAAATTTGCAGTTGCCGATGTAAATGATTTATATAGAAGAGTAATTCACAGAAATCAAAGATTAAAAAGACTTCTTGAACTTGATGCACCTGAAATTATTATTAGAAACGAAAAAAGAATGCTTCAAGAAGCGGTTGATGCCCTTTTTGATAACGGTAGACGTGGTAATACAATAAAAGGCGCTAATAAAAGACCTCTTAAATCACTTAGTGATATTATTAAAGGAAAAACAGGGAGATTTAGACAAAATCTTCTTGGTAAAAGGGTTGACTATTCAGGAAGAAGTGTTATTGTAGTTGGACCAAATCTTAGAATGGACCAATGCGGTCTTCCTAAAAAAATGGCGCTTGAGCTATTTAAGCCTCATATTATCGGAAAACTTGAAGAAAAAGGTTATGCAACTACGATTAAACAGGCAAAAAGACATATTGAAGAGAAAACACCTGAGGTTTGGGAATGTCTGCAAGAAGTGGTTGACCAGTATCCGGTATTATTAAACAGGGCACCAACTCTGCATAAACTTTCAATTCAGGCATTCCATCCGGTATTAATTGACGGAAATGCCATTCAACTTCATCCATTGGTTTGTGCGGCATTTAACGCAGACTTTGACGGTGACCAAATGGCTGTTCACGTACCGCTTAGCCAGGAAGCCATAGCTGAGGCTAAAATTTTAATGCTAAGTAGTATGAATATCTTGCTTCCTGCATCTGGTAAAGCTATTGCCGTACCTAGTCAGGATATGGTTCTTGGAATTTATTATTTATCTTTAATGAAAAACAAAGTAAAAGGTGAACACAAATTATTTTCAAATCCTGAAGAAGTTCTTATGGCTCTTGATGAAGGGGCAGTTGATTTACACGCAAAAGTGAAAGTTAAAGTTAAAAATGAGATTATTGACACAACACCTGGTAGAATGATTTTACATTCAATTGCACCTGATTTTGTACCTGTTGAGATGTATAATAAAATTATGAAGAAAAAAGACATTTCAAATCTTGTAGATTATGTTTATAAAAAAGGCGGACTTAAAGTTACTGCCCAGTTTCTAGATAATTTAAAAGATCTTGGATTTAAATATGCTGCAAAAGTAGGGGTATCTATTTCTGCTGCCGATATTGTGGTTCCGGAAGAAAAACAAGAAATTGTAAATGAAGCTCTTAAAAAAGTCAGGGAAGTTCAAGACCAATATAAAAAAGGTCTTTTAACCGATCAGGAAAGATACAATAAAATTATCGATATATGGACAAAAGCAAACAACGATATTGCCGATAAATTGATGGAACTTATGAAAAAAGACAAAGACGGATTTAATTCAATTTATATGATGGCAGACTCAGGAGCAAGAGGTAGTGCAAGTCAGATTAAACAGCTAGCAGGTATGAGGGGTCTTATGGCAAAACCTAACGGAGAAATTATTGAAACTCCGATTATTTCAAACTTTAAAGAAGGTCTAAACGTACTTGAATTTTTCCTATCAACCCACGGAGCCAGAAAAGGTCTTGCCGATACAGCACTAAAAACTGCGAGTGCAGGATATTTGACAAGAAAACTTGTTGACGTTTCTCAAAACTTCAGGGTTACTATGGAAGACTGTGGAACACATGAAGGAATTGAAGTTACTGATATTACTGATGGTTCTACTTTGGTTGAATCTTTGGAAGAAAGAATTTACGGAAGAGTATTAGCTGATGATGTATACGACCCGATTACAAATGAAGTTTTATTTACAGAAGGTACTTTAATTACAGAAGAAGAAGCAAAAGAGATTGTAAGAAAAGGTGTTAAATCAGTTAAAGTTAGAAGTGCTCTGACTTGTAAGGCTAAAAAAGGTATATGTGCTAAATGTTACGGAATGAATTTGGCTGAGAGAAAACTTGTAAAAGTTGGTGAGGCTGTAGGTATTCTTGCTGCTCAGTCAATCGGTGAGCCTGGTACTCAGCTTACACTAAGAACATTCCATACCGGTGGTATTGCAGGTTCTACTCAGGAAGAAAGAGAAATTGTTGCTAAAAAACACGGATATATCAGATATTATAATATTGAAACTTATGACAGAAATGGTAAAAAAATTGTTGCAAACAGAAGAAATGCGGCAGTACTTTTAGTAGAGCCAAAATTAAAAGCTCCTTGTGACGGAATTGTTACAATTGAATCTCAACACGAAGAAGTTATTGTTGAAGTTAAATGTGATGATGGAAGCATTAAAAGATATTCACTTAGAAAAAATGATATTGTAAAAGGTACTGAACTAGCCGGAATTGCAGGTAAAACAGAAGGGAAACTTTATATTCCTTACAAAAATCAAAAAGTTGAAAAAGATGATGCCATTGTAGAGGTTATTAAAGAAGCATGGTATGTTCCTCAGAGAATTCCTTACGGTGCTGAGCTTAAAGTAGAAGATAATGAACCGGTTCCAATGCCTGTAATTGCAGATGTTGAAGGTACAATTAAGTATTACAAACTAACAGGTGATCATCTTGAAAGGGTATATGACCTTAAAGCCGGACAGGAAATCGGACTTGATAATGAGTATAAAGGACTTTTTGCCGTAATTGTTGATGAAAATGACAGAGAAGCTGACAGATATTATATTGTAAGAGGAAGCAAAATCCTTAAGGATGACAATGCTCATGTAAAAGCAGGAGAAGTTATTGCTGAACCGGTAAGCGGTGAAAATAAAGTAATTGCGGAATGGGATCCGTTTGCTAATCCAATCTTAGCCGAAGCTGATGGTGTAATTAAATTTGAAGATGTAATTGATGGATTTACCGTAACTACTCAAATTGACGAATTAACAGGTGAGAGCAGAATTATAGTAAAAGAGTATCTGCCAAAAGGATATCAGCCAAGAATTCTTCTTGCGGCGAAAGACAGAGTGTATGAATATGTACTTGAACCAAAAACAGTTATTCACGTTCAAGAAGGTGCTGAGGTTAAACAAGGTGATATCTTAGCTAAAACACCAAAAGCGGTAGCAAAATCTGCGGACATTACAGGAGGTCTTCCAAGAGTTAACGAACTGTTTGAAGCGAGGCGTCCTAAATCACCTGCAATTATCAGTGAAATTGATGGTACTGTTAAATTTGGAAAAAGTGTTAGAGGAAAACAAAGAATTGTTGTTGAAGGCGAAGCTAGCGTAAAAGAATATTTAGTGCCGGCTGACAGACAGATATTAGTTCATGAGGGCGATTTTGTTCATGCAGGTGAGAGACTTACAGACGGACAGGTTTCAAGTTATGATATTCTGAATATTTTAGGTGAAAAAGCGCTTCAACAATATATTGTAAGTGAAGTTCAAAAAGTTTACAGACTTCAGGGTGTTAACATTAACGATAAACATATTGAACTTATTATCAATCAAATGTTAAGACAGGTGAAAATTGTAGATAGTGGTGATACTAAATTCATTGAAGGTGATTTGGTAAGTAGAAAAATGTTTAATGAAGAAAATGAAAGAATTAAAAAATTCGGTGGTGAACCTGCCATTGCGGAACCGGTCCTTGTAGGTATAACAAGAGCGGCCATTCAATCAGACAGTTTCATAAGTGCCGCATCATTCCAGGAAACAACAAGGGTTCTAACAGAAGCTAGTATTCAAGGTAAGTTTGATTATCTTGAAGACTTTAAAGAAAATATTGTTCTAGGAAGAGTTGTGCCTGTTGGTACAGGAATGTTTTATCACAAAGAAAGAGATGTTAAAATAGAAGGAGAAGAATAA
- the rpoB gene encoding DNA-directed RNA polymerase subunit beta codes for MLNELKSANRLRLDFSKVPQIVDIPNLLHLQQNSFKDFINLQEPEKSGINRVFKSMFPITDTQNRVTLEYVGIEFKKPKYTVRECMEKGLTYSIPIRIKIRLIVHEKDEKTGDVIGIKDIKEQTLFIRDIPLMTERTSFIINGVERVIVNQLHRSPGVIFKQEEAQNSNKLLYSAQIIPDRGSWVYFEYDVKDVLYVRVNKRRKVPVTILLRAMDYSKEDILKMFYPILDIKIKNNMFLMPSSQLEPGKLDYDLKDENGNILLAAGKRLSDRKLKKIQEEYEYVEYPLELLMDRHLAEPIYDPVTGEVLFDTLTILNDVKLKKILESQITEFKIVNDLAPGVDDGILRAFHQDIETLKILKQTEGVENENDLARIRLYKVMRPGEPATVQTAKELFDKLFFDPERYDLSKVGRMKMNHKLGLNIPDDVTVLTYQDIIKTIQYLIGVKNGIGQIDDRDHLGNRRIRSIGELLAKRLQEGLAKMQKTIKDKMTTITNVNDLMPMDLVNTKLITTTILDFFATGQLSQFMDQTNPLSEVAHKRRLSALGEGGVTRERAGFEIRDVHPSHYGRICPIETPEGQNIGLVNTLSIYAKVNEYGFIEAPYRVVKDGKVTDEIVYLTATQEEEKVIAPASVKIDEETGEIIGDLVEARKDGEIILVDKKEVDLYDLNPKMIIGVGASLIPFLEHDDANRALMGSNMQRQGVPLLRSEAPIVGTGIEKYVARDAWQIVKAKRGGKVIKVDATNIYILGEDENGAYIDHYGLEKYLRTNQNTCFDQRPIVKEGDIVKAGDVIADGPNMDNGEIALGKNVMVAFMPWNGYNYEDAIVLNERLIKNDTYTSVHIYEEVCEVRELKHGLEELTTDIPGVKPEHLTHLDESGIVKVGTYVKPGMILVGKVSPKGDTKPTPEERLLKSIFGDKSGHVVNSSLYAPASMEGVVIDVKVYTKKGYELDERARKAHEEEKAKIEEIYKNKLSIIDKEEVLALATLLSNKELIKDVELNGKNYKAGEKLPKEELLNINKFLLLSLVEYYDEDTKKEFENITNKYLKEKDNIRKDYDEKIEILERDDILPNGVAKMVKVYIANKRKIKVGDKMAGRHGNKGIVSIIVPEEDMPYMEDGRTVDVVLNPLGVPSRMNIGQILEVHLGLVGKKLGEQLQKMLDEKRADMAKQLRDKMKQIVEVAHFGEHYKNFLESLTDEELLKYARDWAKGVKFSTPVFEGVTDEEFKKLFEMAGIPEDGKMQLYDGKTGEPIKERVNVGYMYMMKLHHLVDDKVHARSIGPYSLITQQPVGGKALFGGQRFGEMEVWALEAYGAAYNLKEMLTTKSDDVEGRNKAYRALTKGENVPIEGLSETFFVLSKELRALGLDLEFYKKEEDEEI; via the coding sequence GTTGATATTCCAAATTTACTACATTTACAACAAAATTCTTTTAAAGATTTCATAAATTTACAAGAACCGGAAAAAAGTGGTATAAATCGTGTATTTAAATCGATGTTTCCTATTACCGACACTCAAAATAGGGTAACGCTTGAGTACGTTGGAATAGAGTTTAAAAAACCTAAATATACAGTTAGAGAATGTATGGAAAAAGGTCTTACATATTCTATTCCTATTAGAATAAAAATAAGACTTATTGTACATGAAAAAGATGAAAAAACCGGTGATGTTATAGGTATTAAAGATATAAAAGAACAAACTCTGTTTATTAGAGATATACCTTTAATGACTGAGAGGACAAGTTTTATAATAAACGGTGTTGAGAGGGTAATAGTTAACCAGTTACACAGAAGCCCTGGTGTTATCTTCAAACAGGAAGAAGCTCAAAATTCAAATAAACTGCTTTATTCTGCTCAAATTATTCCAGATAGAGGGAGCTGGGTATATTTTGAATATGATGTAAAAGATGTTTTATATGTTAGAGTTAATAAAAGAAGAAAAGTACCGGTTACTATACTTCTTAGGGCGATGGATTATTCAAAAGAAGATATTTTAAAAATGTTTTATCCTATATTGGATATTAAAATTAAAAACAATATGTTTTTAATGCCAAGTTCTCAGCTTGAACCTGGAAAACTTGATTATGATTTAAAAGATGAGAACGGAAATATTTTATTAGCTGCAGGTAAAAGATTAAGCGATAGAAAACTTAAAAAAATCCAGGAAGAATACGAATATGTTGAATATCCACTAGAACTTCTTATGGATAGACACCTTGCTGAACCTATTTATGATCCAGTTACAGGAGAAGTGCTTTTTGATACTTTAACTATTCTTAATGATGTTAAACTTAAAAAAATTCTTGAATCTCAAATTACTGAATTTAAAATTGTAAATGATTTAGCCCCTGGTGTTGATGATGGCATACTTAGAGCATTTCATCAGGATATAGAAACACTTAAAATTCTTAAACAGACTGAAGGTGTTGAAAACGAAAACGATTTGGCAAGAATCAGACTTTATAAAGTTATGAGACCTGGAGAGCCTGCCACTGTTCAGACTGCAAAAGAACTTTTTGATAAACTATTTTTTGACCCTGAAAGATACGACTTAAGTAAAGTTGGTCGTATGAAAATGAACCATAAATTGGGTCTTAATATTCCTGATGATGTCACAGTTTTAACATATCAGGACATTATTAAAACAATTCAATATTTAATAGGTGTTAAAAATGGTATCGGTCAGATAGATGACAGAGATCATTTAGGAAACAGAAGAATAAGAAGTATAGGTGAGCTTCTTGCAAAAAGACTGCAAGAAGGTCTTGCTAAAATGCAAAAGACAATTAAAGATAAAATGACTACAATTACAAATGTAAATGATTTAATGCCTATGGATTTAGTTAATACCAAGCTTATTACAACAACCATACTTGATTTCTTTGCAACAGGGCAGTTATCTCAGTTTATGGACCAAACAAACCCTCTTAGTGAAGTTGCTCATAAAAGAAGACTCTCAGCCCTTGGTGAAGGTGGTGTTACAAGAGAGAGAGCCGGATTTGAAATCCGTGACGTTCATCCAAGCCATTATGGAAGAATTTGTCCTATTGAAACACCCGAGGGTCAAAACATAGGACTTGTAAACACTTTATCAATTTATGCAAAAGTTAATGAATACGGATTTATTGAAGCTCCGTACAGAGTAGTAAAAGATGGAAAAGTTACAGATGAAATTGTATATCTTACTGCAACTCAGGAAGAAGAAAAAGTAATAGCACCGGCCAGTGTAAAAATTGATGAAGAAACCGGTGAAATTATAGGGGATTTGGTAGAAGCCAGAAAAGACGGTGAAATTATCTTGGTTGATAAAAAAGAAGTTGATTTATATGATTTAAACCCTAAAATGATTATAGGTGTTGGGGCTAGTTTAATTCCATTCCTTGAACATGACGACGCAAACAGGGCATTAATGGGTTCTAACATGCAGCGTCAGGGTGTGCCTCTACTTAGAAGTGAAGCTCCAATTGTCGGTACCGGAATTGAAAAATACGTTGCACGTGATGCTTGGCAGATTGTAAAAGCGAAAAGAGGCGGAAAAGTAATCAAAGTTGATGCAACAAATATTTATATTTTAGGTGAGGATGAAAACGGTGCATACATTGACCATTACGGACTTGAAAAATATCTAAGAACTAACCAAAATACATGTTTTGACCAAAGACCTATTGTAAAAGAGGGTGATATTGTAAAAGCGGGTGATGTTATTGCAGACGGACCTAATATGGATAACGGTGAGATTGCACTTGGTAAAAACGTAATGGTTGCATTTATGCCTTGGAACGGATACAACTACGAAGATGCTATTGTTTTAAATGAAAGATTAATTAAAAATGATACATATACCTCTGTTCATATTTATGAAGAAGTTTGCGAGGTAAGGGAACTTAAACACGGACTTGAGGAACTTACAACCGATATTCCGGGAGTAAAACCTGAACATTTAACACATCTTGATGAAAGTGGAATTGTAAAAGTTGGAACTTATGTAAAACCAGGAATGATTTTGGTTGGAAAAGTATCTCCTAAAGGTGATACTAAACCGACACCTGAAGAGAGATTGTTAAAATCAATTTTTGGTGACAAGTCAGGTCATGTAGTAAATTCATCTCTTTATGCACCCGCTAGTATGGAAGGTGTGGTTATTGATGTCAAAGTTTACACTAAAAAAGGGTATGAGCTTGATGAAAGAGCTAGAAAAGCACATGAAGAAGAAAAAGCTAAAATAGAAGAAATTTACAAAAACAAACTTTCAATAATTGATAAAGAGGAAGTTTTAGCCCTTGCAACACTTTTAAGTAATAAAGAATTAATAAAAGATGTTGAATTAAACGGAAAAAATTATAAAGCAGGCGAAAAATTGCCAAAAGAAGAACTTTTAAATATTAATAAATTTTTACTTTTAAGTTTAGTTGAATATTATGATGAAGACACTAAAAAAGAATTTGAAAATATTACAAACAAATATCTAAAAGAAAAAGATAACATCAGAAAAGATTATGATGAAAAAATTGAAATACTTGAGCGCGATGATATTCTGCCAAACGGTGTAGCTAAAATGGTAAAAGTTTATATTGCCAATAAAAGAAAAATAAAAGTCGGTGATAAAATGGCGGGTAGGCATGGTAACAAAGGTATTGTAAGTATCATTGTACCTGAAGAAGATATGCCGTATATGGAAGATGGAAGAACTGTTGATGTTGTTTTAAATCCTCTAGGGGTTCCATCACGTATGAATATTGGGCAGATTTTAGAAGTTCATTTAGGACTTGTTGGTAAAAAACTTGGTGAACAACTTCAAAAAATGCTTGATGAAAAAAGAGCCGATATGGCTAAACAACTTAGAGATAAAATGAAACAAATTGTTGAAGTGGCGCATTTTGGAGAACATTACAAAAACTTCCTTGAAAGTCTAACTGATGAAGAATTATTAAAATATGCAAGAGACTGGGCTAAGGGAGTTAAGTTCTCAACTCCAGTTTTTGAGGGTGTTACAGATGAAGAATTTAAAAAACTTTTTGAAATGGCCGGAATTCCGGAAGATGGAAAAATGCAGCTATATGACGGAAAAACAGGTGAACCTATTAAAGAGAGGGTTAATGTCGGATATATGTATATGATGAAACTGCATCACTTGGTTGATGATAAAGTTCATGCAAGAAGTATAGGACCATACAGTTTAATTACCCAACAGCCAGTCGGGGGTAAAGCACTGTTCGGTGGACAAAGATTCGGGGAAATGGAAGTTTGGGCACTTGAAGCATACGGTGCCGCATATAACCTAAAAGAGATGTTAACTACTAAATCAGATGATGTGGAAGGTAGAAACAAAGCTTATAGAGCCTTGACAAAAGGTGAAAATGTTCCAATTGAGGGACTTAGTGAAACTTTCTTTGTTTTAAGTAAAGAGCTTCGTGCACTTGGACTTGATTTAGAGTTTTATAAAAAGGAAGAAGATGAAGAAATTTAA